A window of Syngnathoides biaculeatus isolate LvHL_M chromosome 9, ASM1980259v1, whole genome shotgun sequence contains these coding sequences:
- the pla2g6 gene encoding 85/88 kDa calcium-independent phospholipase A2 gives MQFLGRLLDTVSSVSTLFTNPYRVRDVQLSDYDGGGKVKLRQEGRLVLYKNPQCQSWDCVLICPDTPAAALRLFQVASEEDAMNWFPQYALKLPPFYDILPPMKPETAQMIVDCLRNHPNWSAAHIAVDTGLRECLKHNYVQSQINARDALGQTPLHLACERSDVACVKELLEESQARTDIRDHQGETPMHIAAKHDSPAVIQVLCSRLCSGVNELNNSRETPLHVSCRLGRMEAVKALLGGGAKCNVPGGAGYPIHSAVKYSEKSCTEEILKADPDQLHAEDSLYGGTPLHWAKTAEMCRMLLERGSAINYLSKTGESALHICTKKGRFEAAMVLLTHGANANLKGQDGNTALHLAMKMDHMELIKALIVFGADVEIHNDLGETPGLIAARTSKGPNRKILLDMLCSVGVHRCLPPSSGSPPPIANKVAVPGIGFEDMMHMGAAIAAMSRGKSEVDGSRMGKKRMDTLLCLDGGGIRGLVLIQLLIALEKEAGRPTRELFDWVAGTSTGGILALAIVHGKSMEYLRCLYFRMKEQVFRGSRPYESAPLEDFLKKEFGENTKMADVQYPRVMVTSVLADRHPGELHIFRNYDPPVRREPPYATTATFKALTVPRGWEDEDVLLVGYTVEPPNKCRKVTDEEQLVWRAARSSGAAPTYFRPMGRFLDGGLLSNNPTLDAMSEVHRYYKVLKAEGHGAEIKKLGLVVSLGTGKPPQVAVSSVDVFRPSNPLELAKSIVGAKELGKMLVDCCTDSDGCAVDRATAWCEMTDTIYHRLSPQLSQEVMLDEVSDAILVDMLWETQMYLYDKREVLQSLAKALTDNCKGEKSPHLSAERTN, from the exons ATGCAGTTCCTGGGGCGTCTTTTGGACACCGTGTCGTCCGTATCCACCCTGTTCACCAACCCTTACCGGGTGAGGGACGTGCAGTTGTCCGACTACGACGGGGGAGGGAAGGTCAAGCTGAGGCAGGAAGGACGTCTGGTTCTCTATAAGAACCCCCAGTGCCAGTCGTGGGATTGTGTCCTGATATGTCCCGACACTCCGGCGGCAGCCCTCAG GCTTTTCCAGGTGGCGTCAGAGGAGGACGCCATGAACTGGTTCCCGCAGTACGCGCTTAAGCTTCCGCCCTTTTACGACATTCTCCCGCCAATGAAGCCCGAGACCGCCCAGATGATCGTGGACTGCCTGCGCAACCACCCGAATTGGAGCGCCGCTCACATTGCCGTGGACACGGGCCTCAGGGAGTGTCTGAAACACAACTACGTCCAGAG TCAGATCAACGCTCGGGACGCACTCGGCCAGACGCCGCTGCACCTGGCGTGCGAGCGAAGCGACGTGGCCTGCGTGAAGGAGCTGCTCGAGGAGAGCCAGGCTCGCACGGACATCAGAGACCACCAGGGAGAGACGCCCATGCACATTGCCGCCAAGCACGACTCCCCTGCCGTCATCCAG GTGTTGTGCTCGCGCTTGTGCTCGGGAGTGAACGAGCTGAACAACAGCAGGGAGACGCCGCTCCACGTTTCTTGCCGCCTGGGCCGAATGGAGGCCGTCAAAGCCCTCTTGGGGGGCGGGGCCAAGTGCAACGTCCCCGGCGGCGCCGGCTACCCGATCCACTCTGCCGTGAAGTACAGTGAGAAGAG CTGTACAGAAGAGATCCTGAAAGCGGATCCTGACCAGCTGCACGCGGAAGACTCTTTGTATGGCGGGACCCCCCTCCACTGGGCTAAAACTGCAGAG ATGTGTCGCATGCTGCTGGAGAGGGGCAGCGCAATCAACTACCTCAGTAAGACCGGCGAGAGCGCGCTCCACATTTGCACCAAGAAGGGTCGCTTCGAGGCAGCCATGGTCTTGCTCACACACGGCGCCAACGCCAATCTGAAGGGGCAGGACGGCAACACGGCGTTGCACCTCGCCATGAAG ATGGATCACATGGAGTTGATCAAAGCTCTGATCGTGTTCGGTGCCGACGTGGAGATCCACAACGACTTGGGAGAGACCCCGGGGCTGATCGCCGCTCGTACAAGCAAAG gtcCTAATAGAAAGATACTGCTGGACATGCTGTGTAGTGTGGGTGTGCATCGCTGCCTGCCCCCCTCCTCTGGCAGCCCTCCGCCCATCGCCAACAAGGTCGCGGTGCCAGGCATTG GGTTTGAGGACATGATGCACATGGGGGCTGCAATCGCTGCAATGAGCAGAGGCAAGTCGGAAGTGGACGGTTCCAGAATGGGCAAAAAGAG GATGGACACGCTGCTGTGTCTGGACGGGGGTGGAATCAGGGGCTTGGTCCTAATCCAGTTGCTCATCGCTCTGGAGAAAGAGGCCGGCCGGCCCACCAGGGAGCTCTTCGACTGGGTGGCTGGCACAAGCACGGGCGGCATCCTGGCCCTCGCTATCGTCCAcg GGAAGTCCATGGAGTACCTCCGCTGTTTGTACTTTCGAATGAAGGAGCAGGTGTTCAGAGGCTCGCGGCCGTACGAGTCGGCGCCGCTGGAGGACTTTCTCAAGAAGGAGTTTGGAGAGAACACCAAAATGGCAGATGTTCAGTACCCCAG GGTGATGGTGACCAGTGTCCTGGCAGACAGACACCCGGGAGAGCTTCACATTTTCAGGAACTACGACCCTCCCGTCCGCAGAGAGCCCCCGTATGCCACCACCGCCACCTTCAAAGCCCTCACGGTCCCGCGAG GATGGGAGGATGAGGATGTGTTGCTAGTAGGATACACAGTGGAACCGCCCAATAAGTGTAGGAAGGTGACGGATGAAG AACAACTCGTGTGGCGAGCTGCCCGCTCCAGTGGTGCTGCCCCCACCTACTTCCGGCCAATGGGACGCTTCCTGGATGGCGGGCTGTTGTCCAACAACCCTACGCTCGACGCCATGTCGGAGGTGCATCGGTACTACAAAGTGCTGAAAGCAGAG GGTCATGGGGCAGAAATCAAGAAGTTGGGTCTTGTGGTTTCTCTTGGGACTG GAAAGCCTCCCCAGGTGGCGGTGAGTTCCGTGGATGTTTTCCGACCCTCCAATCCACTGGAGTTGGCCAAGAGCATCGTAGGTGCCAAGGAGTTGGGCAAGATGCTGGTGGACTGC TGTACGGACTCTGACGGGTGCGCTGTGGACCGAGCCACTGCCTGGTGTGAAATGACCGACACCATCTACCACAG GCTGAGCCCGCAGCTTTCCCAGGAGGTGATGCTGGACGAAGTGAGCGACGCCATCCTGGTGGACATGCTGTGGGAAACGCAGATGTACCTTTACGACAAGAGGGAGGTGCTTCAGTCCCTGGCCAAAGCGCTCACGGACAACTGCAAAGGAGAGAAAAGCCCTCACCTGAGCGCTGAACGTACAAACTGA